Part of the Labrys wisconsinensis genome, CTGGACCACGCCGTTCGCCTGGGCATTGGCGGCGATGGCGCGGAAGGTGCCGACGATGTCGATGCCGAAATGCTCGTAGAAGCGCCGGTCCTCGGTGGCGAGCACGGCCTTGATCACATAGTCCGGCATTTCGCTGAGCTCGACCGAATCATTGCGGCGGATGCCGCGCTGGCCGATCGGCTCGCCGTAGCGGTCGAGGAAGGTGACGGCGAGGTCGGCCCGCTTCAGCCAGTCGCCTGCCGTGTCCTGGAAGGCCGGCACGGCGAGGGAGAGCGCAAGCACCGCGCCGGCGAGCCCGAACGTCAGCCCGTCGCAGGCGAGCTCGACCGCGACGCGGCGCCAGCCGGTGACATGGAAGCGGTTGGAGAAGGCGTAGATCGCCTCGAAGCCGGCGCGGATCGCCTGCCACACCGCATAGACCGCGCTGTCCAGCCAGGAATCCAGCCGCAGCGCCTCGCGGCGCACGCGCCCGAAAAAGCCGGGCCTGGGCAGCTTCTCGGTCACGGTCTGGCGGCTTTCCTCGAATGACGCAGGAAATATTTACCCATTGTAAACCCTTCCGGGAAGGCTGCCGCGCCACGATCGCTCGATATGATGAACGGCCGGGCGCCGAGGGCAAGAGGCGCCCCGGGTGCTTGTCCACATGCCGTTGCGGAGGGACGGCGGCGCGCGCCGTGCATCCCAGCGGCCGGCCGGGCCTTCCGGCCCCCCTCCAGCCTCTTTCCGCGCGCGGGCTTCCGGTCCACAATCGGCGCACTCGGCAGGTTGATGGATCATGACGGCGCGTGCAATCCGGGGAGCGGCGATCACCTTCGTGGCGGACCCGTTCCTGGTCGATCCGGCCGAGGCGCTGGTGCATATCGACGACGCGCTGATCCTGATCGAGGACGGGCGAATCGTGTCCGTCGGTGCCTTCGCTGCCGCCGAAGTCCCGGCGGGCGTGCCGGTGGAGCATTATCCCGACGCCCTGCTGGCGTCGGGCTTCATCGACACCCACGTGCATTATTCGCAGCTGGAGATGGTCGGCGCCTTCGGCGCCCGGCTCCTGGAATGGCTGGAGCGCTACACCTTCCCCGCCGAGCTGCGGTTTGCCGACAAGGCTCATGCCGACCGCGTGGCGGCGTTGTTCCTGCGCGAGTTGCTGCGCAACGGCACGACCACGGCCTGCGTCCACTGCACCGTGCATCCGCAGTCCGTCGATGCGTTCTTCGAGGAGTCCGAGCGCTTCAACACCCGGATGATCGCGGGCAAGGTGCTGATGGACCGGAACGCGCCGGCCGGCCTCACCGACACGCCCGAGCGCGGCTATGCCGAATCCAAGGCGCTGATCGAGCGCTGGCACGGCCGGGGCCGGCAGCTCTACTGCATCACGCCGCGCTTCGCCCCGACCTCGACCCCGGCCCAGCTCGAGGCCGCCGGGCGGCTGTGGCGGGAGCACCCGACTGCCTATGTCCAGACCCATCTCAGCGAGGACGCGGCCGAGGTCGCCTGGGTGCGGGAGCTGTTTCCGGAGGCCGACAACTATCTCGACGTCTATCACCGGGCCGGGCTCACCGGCCGGCGGGCGATCTTCGCCCACGGCATCCATCTCGACGAGGACGAGTTCTGCCTCTGCCACCGCACCGGGTCGGCGCTGTCGCACTGCCCGACCTCGAACCTGTTCCTCGGCTCCGGCCTGTTCCGGGCCTTCGAGGCCAAGCGCGCCGACCGCCCGGTGTTCACCGGCCTCGGCACCGATGTCGGCGGCGGCACCAGCCTGTCGCAGCTCCAGACCCTCAACGAGGCCTACAAGGTGGCGGCGCTGAACGCCACGGCGGGGCGCGGCGAGAAGCTGCGGCCGGCCCAGGCCTTCTATCTCGCCACCCGCGGCGGCGCCGAGGCGCTGGCCCTGGAGGATACCATCGGCTCGCTGGCGCCGGGCTGCGAGGCCGATATCGTCGTGCTCGACCTCAAGGCTTCGCCCCTGGTCGCATTCCGCCTGCAGGCGGCGCCGACCATCGAGGACAAGCTCTTCGCCCTGATGACGCTCGCCGACGAGCGCACGGTGCGCGCCACCTACGTCGCGGGCGAGAAGGCCTATGACCGGGACGCGGCGGAACCGTTCCGCCACGCCCGCTGACCCCAGCGGCCTTCGGCTCGCCGGTGAGCTACGGCTCGCCAGCGGCCCTCAGCTCGTCGGCGGCAGCGTGCCGGTCGGGCTGGCCTGGTCGACGGCCGTCGGCAGGTGCTGCTGCAGGAAGGCCAGGACCTTGTCGGCCGGAATCCCGAGCGACGTGGCCAGCTGCTGGACCTGCTCGTTGCCCAGCGCGGCTTCGAGCTGGCTGGCGCTGACCGGCAGGTTCTCGCCGTTGCCGAGCCAGGAGGTGACCTGCGGGCCGAGGCCGCTGGCCTGCAGCTTGTCGATGACGCCCTGCAATCCGCCGGCGCCGGCGAGCGCCTGTGTGAGGGCGCCCGGCGCCTGGTCCGCGGCCTGGCCGAGCAGGCCGCCGAGGGCATCCTTGAGATTGTCGAAGAGGCTCATCTCGTTACTCCCGATGCATGACAGGAAGGAACAGCCCGGCGTCGCCGGTGCCGGATTGGATGCCTGCGCCCCGGGTCCGTCAAGCTCAATCTCCAATTCCCGCCCGCAAATCGCTGTCAGCGCTGGAGATTTGCCGGCGAAGGGACGGCGCCGAGCGGGGCTGTCGCTTCGTCGCCTCTTCCTGATACAATATCAGCATGACCGAACATGTCGTCGAACCCTTCTGGAAGGCCAAGTCGCTCGAAGCCCTCGCGCCGGACGAGTGGGAGAGCCTGTGCGACGGCTGCGGGCGCTGCTGCCTGGTGAAGCTGGAGGAGGACGAGACGAGCCGGACCTACTTCACCGACGTCGCCTGCTTCATGCTCGACTGTGTGAGCTGCCAGTGCTCGGACTATCCCGACCGCAAGCGCCACGTCCCGGACTGCGTGACGCTGACGCCCGATCTCGTGCGCAGCATCGACTGGCTGCCGCCGACCTGCGCCTATCGGCTGGTGGCCGGCGGCGAGGATCTCTACTGGTGGCACCCGCTGGTGTCGGGCGATCCGGACACCGTGCACGCGGCCGGCATCTCGGTGCGCGGGCGGGTCCGGCTGAACGACAGGCAGGTCGGCGAGGACGACTGGCAGGACCATATCGTGCGCTGGCCGATGCGCGTACCCAAGCAGGCGCGGCGGCGCTGAGGGCGCCGCAGCAGCGGCCGGCCTGTCGCGGAACTCGCGGCGGGCCGGCAGCGTTCTGGTTTTGTTGCGTCTCGCTCCCGGGAGATCGTCATGAGAAAGCTGAATCTCTGCCTCTGCATCGCCATTCTCGGCCTCTCGGCCGGCATGCCGGCCGAGGCCCGGCAGCGCCAGGCCGGCCCGACCGAGCAGGAGATGATCGCGCGCTACTACAACGATCCCTATTACGGCTATCAGGGCGGCAAGGTCTGCCCGCGCTGGTGCCCGAACGACCGCACGCCCTGCGATCCGCCGAACTTCAAATATGCGGACGGGCGCTGCGACCCTTCGAATCGCTGAACCTGGGCTGCGGGGCGCGGCTCAGCGGAAGACCACCGTCGAGCCGGCCTTGTTGGCCATCTCCTGGATGTAGCTGCGATAGGCCGGCACTGCGGTGACGGCGGTGATGGCGCCGCAATCATAGCCGCGCCCGGCGATCACGGCGGAGATGACGCCGACCAGCACGGTTCCCGAGGCGGTGCGGCGGAAGACCGGGCCGCCGCTGTCGCCGCGGCAGATGCCGGTGCGGGCGCTGCGTGCCTTCAGCTTGCCCTCGCGGTCGATCAGGAAGAGCTGCTTGGAGGGGTCATAGACCTTGTCCAGCATCGCGAAATGCATCTCGCGCAGCGTCCCGGCCGAGGCGATGCGGCGGTCGCGGTTCATGCCGAAGCCAGCGGCGAGCACGTCCACGAACTGGTTGTCGTTGGGCACGCTGGCGGCCAGCGTCACCGGCGTCAGCCAATTGGGGAAGTCGCGGTCGGAGCGCAGCAGGGCGATGTCGTTGAGCGGCGCGCCGGTGCCCAGCGCCCGCACGTCGAATTCCGGATGCACCGCCACCTGCACGCCCATCGCGAACCGGAAGCGGAAGTCCGGATTGAGCGCGCGGATCTTGTAGTCGCCGCGCCCGGCCAGGAAGCAATGCGCCGCGGTCAGCACCAGCCGGCGCGAGACCACCGTCCCGGTGCACTGGGTGCCCCCCGGTCCCTTGATCTGCACGACGCTGCGCCGGATGCCGGCGGGGTCGCTGGAGGCGGCGCCCCCCTTGATGGCGAGGGCGGGAACGGTCGCCGCCAGAAGGGCGGCGAGGGCCAGGGCGCTACGAAGACGGATGCTCATGCATCGACACTATTGGGAGCCGCGTTCATGCGCCAGCATGAAACGTCGATGATGAAGAAACCGTCTTCGCGGCGACCTGCCGCAGGTCACGGCAGCGGCGCGCCGAGCCGGGCTGCCGCCTGACGGATCCAGGGCAGGGCGGTGCCGATCAGCGCCACGCCGGTGAAGCCGCCGCAGCCGCGCTGGCCTTCCTCGCCGAGCGCCGAGCCGAGGACGCCGACGAGGACCGGCGCCGTCGCCGCACCCGCAGCGTCGCTGACGCGGAAGACCGGTCCGCCGGAATCGCCCTGGCAGGCCCCGATCTCGCGCTTGCCGGGATCCTGCAGGCGCAGCTGGATGCGCGACTGCAGCGGCACGCCCGTCAGCGTCGCCTGCCGCAGCGTGCCGCCGGTCTTGCCGTCGCCGCGGACCGAAAGGCCGAACCCGGCAAAGCTGTAGCGCGCGCCCATCACCCCGGCCTCGGGCGTGGACGGCAGCGCGATCGGGGCATAGCCGCCGGGCAGCGGCGCCTTGAGCGTCGCCAGCGCCAGGTCGACGACGAAGCGGCGCTTGGCATAGGCCGCCGGGTCGAACTGGGGATGCAAGGTGATCGCCGTGAGCTCGCCGAGGACCGGCTGAGCGCCCGCATAGGTCAGGAGCCGGTAGTTGGCCCCGGGGCGCACGCAATGGCCGGCGGTGAGCAGCAGCCGCGGCCCGAGCACGGCGGCCGAGCAGAAGCTGCCGCGGTCCGAGACGATCATCACCACCTGCGCCGCCGTGCCGGCCTCGGCCGCCTGCCCGCCGACGACGGCTTGCGCAGGGGCGGCCGGGGCCAGGGCGAGGGCGGCGAGGAGGGGGATGAGACGGCGCATGCCGCTGCCTTGGCGGGACGGCGGGGCTTTGTCAATGACCGGGCGCATCGCCGCCCGGAGACGGCGCGCGCGTCTCTGCAGGTACTTTAGCCGGCTCATCGTGCAACCTCCTGAGCGGGTTTGCTTTTCCCGGATGGTCCGCCCGGTGGCGGCCGTTCCGTGCCCTGCCGTCGCCCGCGTCCCGGCAAGGCCGCTATTCCCAACGTGGACAAGCGCTTGCGGCCGGCTCTTTGTTCATAGCGGGTTCACTGCCGAATGTGCATAGTGCGACGATGCTTCAGCTCTGCCGCAGCCTGGTCACCGCCGCCCTGCTCGCCCTCGTCGGCGGGAGTGCCTTCGCGGCGGAGTGCCTGCCGATCCCGCAGGCGCGCAAGATGGTCCAGGCCGGCCAGATCATCCCGACCCTCAAGGCGGTGCGTGCGGCCACGGCGGTCGTCGAGGGCGAGCCCATCGACGGGCGGCTGTGCGCCGTCGGCAACGCTTACCGTTATGTCGTCACAATTCTCGGTGCTGATGGACGCGTGATCCGCGTGTCCGTCGACGCGCGCTCCGGTGCCGTGCTGGGCAAGAAATAGGGTGAGCGATGCGTCTTCTGGTGGTCGAGGACGACCACGATCTCAACCGCCAGATCGTGCAGGCCCTCGAGGATGCGGGCTATGCCGTCGACCGCGCCTATGACGGCGAGGAGGGGCATTTCCTTGGCGATACCGAGCCCTACGACGCCGTGGTCCTCGATGTCGGCCTGCCGCGAATCGACGGCATCACCGTGCTGGAGCGCTGGCGCCGAGCCGGGCGGGCGATGCCCGTGCTGATTCTCACCGCCCGCGACCGCTGGTCCGACAAGGTCCAGGGCTTCGATTCCGGCGCCGACGACTATGTGGCCAAGCCCTTCCACATGGAGGAGGTGCTGGCGCGCCTGCGCGCCCTGATCCGCCGCACCACCGGCCATGCCACGAACGAGTTCGTCTGCGGCCCGGTGCGGCTCGACGCCCGGGCCGGGCGGGTGGTGGTCGACGGCAATCCGGTCAAGCTGACCTCGCACGAATACAGGCTGCTCGCCTACCTCATGCACCATACCGGGCGCGTGGTGTCGCGCACCGAGCTGGTGGAACACCTCTACGATCAGGATTTCGATCGTGATTCCAACACGATCGAGGTGTTTGTCGGCCGCTTGCGCAAGAAGCTCGGCGTCGATGTGATCCAGACCGTGCGCGGCATGGGCTACATCCTCGCGCCACCCGACACGCTGCGCGGATGACCACCCGGTCGCTGGCGTTCCGCCTCTTCGCCTCGGCCGCGGCCTGGGTCGTCGCCGTGCTCCTCATCGCCGGCCTGCTGCTGGTCTCCTACTACCAGCACGCCACCGAGAAGGCGTTCGACGAGCGCCTGCACGTCTATCTCAAGACGCTGGTCGCCGACCTCGCCCGTCGCGACGTCGGCGACCGCACCGCGCCGGGAGCGCTCGGCGAGCCGCGTTTCGAGCTGCCCCTGTCGGGCTGGTACTGGCAGATCAGCCGGATCGACAAGGCCGAGAACGGCGGCGAGCGCGGCGACAGCAACGGCTCCAAGTCGCTGTTCGAAGCCTCGCTGCCGAGCCTGGAGGAGCTCGGCGTGCCGGCCGAGGAGGGCGGCGTGCGCGAGGCCTATATCAACGGGCCGGACGGGCGACGGCTGCGTGCCGTCGAGCGCCTGATCGACCTCGGCGAGGACGGCCGCTACCGCATCACCGTGGCCGGGCCGGCCGACGAGATCGATGCCGAGATCGCCGATTTCCAGCGCGCCCTGCTCATGACCTTCGCCTTCCTCGGCGTCGGCCTGGTCGGCTCGACGCTGCTGCAGGTGCGATTCGGCCTGCTGCCGCTCAAGCGCATGAGCCAGACGCTCGCCGCCATGCGGGCCGGCCGCGCCGAGAAGCTGCCGCCCGACCTGCCGGACGAGATCGCACCGCTGGCGCGCGAGCTCGACGCGCTGGTCGATTCCAACCGCCAGGTGGTGGAGCGCGCCCGCACCCATGTCGGCAATCTGGCGCATGCCCTCAAGACGCCGCTCTCGGTCATCGCCAACGAGGCCGAGGCCGCCTCGCCCGCGGGCATGCCGGGCAAGATGCTGCAGCAGGTCGCGGTGATGCGCGAGCAGATCGACCACCACCTGCAGCGCGCCCGCATCGCCGCCGCCGTCAGCGTCGTCGGCACGGTCACCGAGGTCGCGCCGGTGGTCGACGGGCTGGTGCGGGCGATGGAAAAGATCCACCGCGACAAGGGCCTGACCATCCATGTCGCCATGGCGGAGGGCTTGCGCTTCCGCGGCGAGCGGCAGGACCTGGAGGAGATGGTCGGCAACCTCGTCGACAATGCCTGCAAATGGGCGGCCTCGCGGGTCGAGATCGCCGCCCGTGCCGCGGACCAGGCCGGCGCCGCGGTCGCGATCCTGGTCATCGACGACGACGGGCCGGGCCTGCCGGCGGAAAAGCGCGACGAGGTCGCCCATCGTGGCCGCCGCCTGGACGAGACCAAGCCCGGTGCCGGCCTCGGCCTGGCCATCGTCACCGATCTCGTCCTGCTCTATCGCGGCCGCTTCCGCCTGGAGGCGGCGCCCTCGGGTGGCGTCAGGGCCGTGCTGGAGCTGCCGGCGGTGAGCCGGTGACGGGACGGCGGTCGTGGCGATCGGGCGGTTCCAAGCCCGCGCAAGAGCGGTTAGGCTCGACGCCGATTCTGTGGACGCAACCATGGGAGCTTGCGGCATGTGCGATCTGAAGGGACGGCTCAGGGGCCGTCATGGGGCGGCGGGACGCTGGTTCGCCGCAGCCTTGGCTCTCGGCAGCGGGCTGGGGCTGGCGGGCTGCGGCAGCGAGGCCTCGGCGCCGAAGCCCGTGGTCGCGCTCGCCACGGCGCCCGGGACCGATACCGACAATCCCACCCTGGCCGGGCTCGATGCCGCCGACCGTCAGCTCGCCGCCAGCGCCGAGCGCCAGGCTCTCGACGCCTCCGGCTCCGGCAAGCCGGTGACCTGGCGCAGCGCCGCCAGCACCGCGCGCTACGGCTCTGTGGCGGCCGGCCCGGTCTTCACCCAGAACGGCCAGACCTGCCGGCCGTTCAGCCAGACCGTCTATATTGACGGGGTGCCGCAGACGGGGCGTGCCACGGCCTGCCGCCAGCCCGACGGCGCCTGGCGCCGCAGCGGCTGAAGCGCCGGAGCCTTCGCCCGCGGGGATACCGGCGGTTAACGCCTGCCGCCTATCCTGGGCCGCGCCGGGGCGGGGGCTGCGGTCGGGCTGCGGCGGCCCGCAAGAGCCGGCTCGGGAGGCTGCCATCGACGACAATGCGGCGCAGGAAGGCTCGACTGCCGCCGGCGGCGCTGCGGAGCGCCTGTGGCGTTTCCTGTCCACATTGCCGGACGAGCCGTGCCTCCAGCTGCTCGACCTGCTCGAGCGCGACCAGCTCGCCGGCCACGACTTTCCCGGCTCGGGCCTGACGATCCGCGCCCTGGTCGCCGTGCTCGCCGCCCGCCAGCAGACGCCGCCGCGCCTGGGCAATCCGCGGCGCTGCTTCTTCGCGGTGCTCGAGCCCTTCCTCATCGACGAGCAATTGCCGCGCAAATGGGTCGGCCGCATCGCGCGGACCTCGCTCAATCATATCTGGGACTGGCTCTGCCACGACCTCGCCGCGGCCGAGATGGCCGCCTACCAGGCCGAGGTGGTCACCGCCTTGCTGGACCGGGACGTGGCGCGGGCGCACGAGCAGGCCGCGCAGCTGCAGAAGGCGCTGCTGCCGGCGATCCGCCGGGCCGTGGCCTCCCATGACGAGGCGGTGCTGCACCGGTTCTCCGTGCTGGTCGGCGGCCAGGCGGTGCTGGAGGACCTGCGCGACATGATGACGGTGATGGAGCACCGCGAGACGCTGCGGGCTCTGGGCGAGCGGATCCGCGGGCCGATCCGCCAGCTGGACGAGGAGGAGGCCGCCTTCATCCTCGAGGCCCTGGTCCCCTTCGCGCGCGGCGACGCCATGCTGCTGCCCTATGCGGTCGCCCTGGTCATGGGCCGGCTGACCCATCCCTGGCAGATCCTCCAGGTGGCGGTGCTGGCGGTGGAGAGCCGCGAGGCGCTGCGGCTCGGCCAATCCTCCTTCCGCGTCGTGATGGAGCTGCTGCTCTGCGAGCTGGAGCGCCTCGTGGTGCGCGCCCAGGCGGAGCGGCGGGGCCGCCGCACGGCGCGGCTCGCCCTCGCGGCCACCGATTTCGCCGCCAGCGTGCGGGCCATCGTCGACCACATCGCCATGGGCCCGGAGATCGGCTGGATGAAGCGCATGGGCGCGGCGCGCTCGCGCATGGCGCAGGTGCTGCGCCCCGAGCTGGAGGAGCTGCCGGGCCGGGTCAGGCGCATCCTCAGGGCGCCCTGGTATCGCGAGCTCGACGGCGGCGGCGCATTCGACGCCGGCGAATTCGCCGCGATCGAAGCCGGCCTCGATCTCCTCGTCATCGCCAAGGATCATGCCGCCGAGCTCGCGCTCAACGAGGCGACGCTCCGGGTGATCTCGCGCCTCGCCGCCTTCCTGGAAGCGAGCCTCAGGCCGCTGCTCGACGGATTGCGCGGATCGGTGGGCGACGACCGGGCCTTCCGGCTGCAGCAGCTCGAGGCGGCGGTGCGGATCGCCCGGCGGGTCCTCGGGGCCGAGTATGCCACGCTGCTGCAGAAGGCCGTCGACGTCGCCGCGGCCGAGGTGCGGCCGCTTGCCAGGGCGGGGTGAGCGCGGAACGCCGGCATTGCGCCGCATGGCCTGCGGTGCGAAGAAGCACCCCGCTCGCGGCGCACCATGTGACATGATGCCAGTCTGACATTGGCACGGTCATGGCGTAAGCCGGCGTGCTCTGGGCTCGAGGCATGGTGTTCTGGATCGTAATCGCAGTGATGACCGGCGCGGCCGCCCTGGCGCTGCTCTGGCCGCTCGCCCGGCGCGACGCCGCGCCCGACGGCCATGCCGGCGACATCGCCGTCTACAAGGACCAACTGGCCGAGGTCGAGCGAGACCGCGACCGCGGCCTGATCGGCGGCGCCGAGGCCGAGGCCGCCCGCATCGAGATCTCGCGCCGCCTGATCGCCGCGGATGCCGCGGGGCGGGGCGCGACGGCAGCGAGGCCGTCGCGGACGCGCCAGCGCGCCGCCGCGCTCGCCGTCCTC contains:
- a CDS encoding S1 family peptidase — protein: MSIRLRSALALAALLAATVPALAIKGGAASSDPAGIRRSVVQIKGPGGTQCTGTVVSRRLVLTAAHCFLAGRGDYKIRALNPDFRFRFAMGVQVAVHPEFDVRALGTGAPLNDIALLRSDRDFPNWLTPVTLAASVPNDNQFVDVLAAGFGMNRDRRIASAGTLREMHFAMLDKVYDPSKQLFLIDREGKLKARSARTGICRGDSGGPVFRRTASGTVLVGVISAVIAGRGYDCGAITAVTAVPAYRSYIQEMANKAGSTVVFR
- a CDS encoding YcgN family cysteine cluster protein, producing MTEHVVEPFWKAKSLEALAPDEWESLCDGCGRCCLVKLEEDETSRTYFTDVACFMLDCVSCQCSDYPDRKRHVPDCVTLTPDLVRSIDWLPPTCAYRLVAGGEDLYWWHPLVSGDPDTVHAAGISVRGRVRLNDRQVGEDDWQDHIVRWPMRVPKQARRR
- a CDS encoding S1 family peptidase, yielding MRRLIPLLAALALAPAAPAQAVVGGQAAEAGTAAQVVMIVSDRGSFCSAAVLGPRLLLTAGHCVRPGANYRLLTYAGAQPVLGELTAITLHPQFDPAAYAKRRFVVDLALATLKAPLPGGYAPIALPSTPEAGVMGARYSFAGFGLSVRGDGKTGGTLRQATLTGVPLQSRIQLRLQDPGKREIGACQGDSGGPVFRVSDAAGAATAPVLVGVLGSALGEEGQRGCGGFTGVALIGTALPWIRQAAARLGAPLP
- a CDS encoding response regulator transcription factor — translated: MRLLVVEDDHDLNRQIVQALEDAGYAVDRAYDGEEGHFLGDTEPYDAVVLDVGLPRIDGITVLERWRRAGRAMPVLILTARDRWSDKVQGFDSGADDYVAKPFHMEEVLARLRALIRRTTGHATNEFVCGPVRLDARAGRVVVDGNPVKLTSHEYRLLAYLMHHTGRVVSRTELVEHLYDQDFDRDSNTIEVFVGRLRKKLGVDVIQTVRGMGYILAPPDTLRG
- the guaD gene encoding guanine deaminase; protein product: MTARAIRGAAITFVADPFLVDPAEALVHIDDALILIEDGRIVSVGAFAAAEVPAGVPVEHYPDALLASGFIDTHVHYSQLEMVGAFGARLLEWLERYTFPAELRFADKAHADRVAALFLRELLRNGTTTACVHCTVHPQSVDAFFEESERFNTRMIAGKVLMDRNAPAGLTDTPERGYAESKALIERWHGRGRQLYCITPRFAPTSTPAQLEAAGRLWREHPTAYVQTHLSEDAAEVAWVRELFPEADNYLDVYHRAGLTGRRAIFAHGIHLDEDEFCLCHRTGSALSHCPTSNLFLGSGLFRAFEAKRADRPVFTGLGTDVGGGTSLSQLQTLNEAYKVAALNATAGRGEKLRPAQAFYLATRGGAEALALEDTIGSLAPGCEADIVVLDLKASPLVAFRLQAAPTIEDKLFALMTLADERTVRATYVAGEKAYDRDAAEPFRHAR
- a CDS encoding YidB family protein; this translates as MEIELDGPGAQASNPAPATPGCSFLSCIGSNEMSLFDNLKDALGGLLGQAADQAPGALTQALAGAGGLQGVIDKLQASGLGPQVTSWLGNGENLPVSASQLEAALGNEQVQQLATSLGIPADKVLAFLQQHLPTAVDQASPTGTLPPTS
- a CDS encoding PepSY domain-containing protein, producing MLQLCRSLVTAALLALVGGSAFAAECLPIPQARKMVQAGQIIPTLKAVRAATAVVEGEPIDGRLCAVGNAYRYVVTILGADGRVIRVSVDARSGAVLGKK
- a CDS encoding ATP-binding protein, which gives rise to MTTRSLAFRLFASAAAWVVAVLLIAGLLLVSYYQHATEKAFDERLHVYLKTLVADLARRDVGDRTAPGALGEPRFELPLSGWYWQISRIDKAENGGERGDSNGSKSLFEASLPSLEELGVPAEEGGVREAYINGPDGRRLRAVERLIDLGEDGRYRITVAGPADEIDAEIADFQRALLMTFAFLGVGLVGSTLLQVRFGLLPLKRMSQTLAAMRAGRAEKLPPDLPDEIAPLARELDALVDSNRQVVERARTHVGNLAHALKTPLSVIANEAEAASPAGMPGKMLQQVAVMREQIDHHLQRARIAAAVSVVGTVTEVAPVVDGLVRAMEKIHRDKGLTIHVAMAEGLRFRGERQDLEEMVGNLVDNACKWAASRVEIAARAADQAGAAVAILVIDDDGPGLPAEKRDEVAHRGRRLDETKPGAGLGLAIVTDLVLLYRGRFRLEAAPSGGVRAVLELPAVSR